From the genome of Aedes albopictus strain Foshan unplaced genomic scaffold, AalbF5 HiC_scaffold_287, whole genome shotgun sequence, one region includes:
- the LOC134284540 gene encoding uncharacterized protein LOC134284540: MCSASMGAEGSVTLQLREAVQAPDAGTSLEHGGLTIGYPDPEMLADMLGSFQSASAGAAGLGGSEPSSAFDLIQDSSSSNCSNSRQSGLDPAVDQQQQQQQQHCLASALLAKASAAASASPTGSSSSSSSGGGGSSNNVGGGSSLTLSGIKSEI; this comes from the coding sequence ATGTGTAGCGCCTCGATGGGCGCCGAGGGTTCCGTCACACTGCAACTGCGCGAGGCCGTCCAGGCGCCGGACGCCGGCACATCCCTCGAGCATGGTGGCCTCACCATCGGCTACCCGGACCCGGAGATGCTGGCCGATATGCTCGGGTCGTTTCAGAGTGCCTCGGCGGGTGCGGCCGGGCTGGGCGGCTCGGAACCATCGTCGGCATTTGATCTCATCCAGGACAGCAGCAGTAGCAACTGTAGCAACAGCCGCCAGTCCGGGCTGGACCCGGCAGTCgatcagcaacaacagcagcagcagcagcactgtCTGGCCAGTGCTTTGCTGGCGAAGGCATCCGCGGCCGCATCGGCATCACCCACCGGAAGTAGTAGCAGTAGTAGTAGTGGCGGAGGAGGAAGTAGTAACAATGTTGGCGGCGGTAGCAGCTTGACGCTCAGTGGAATTAAAAGTGAGATTG